The proteins below are encoded in one region of Hugenholtzia roseola DSM 9546:
- the rsmI gene encoding 16S rRNA (cytidine(1402)-2'-O)-methyltransferase gives MLYLIPTPIGNLEDITLRALRLLQEVDFILAEDTRKSGVLLKHYQISKPLQSYHLHNEHQVVERVVQKIAQGQKAALITDAGTPAISDPGFLLVRACVEAGIEVQCLAGATAFVPALVQSALPSDRFVFEGFLPPKKGRQTRLGQILQQSYTTVLYESPHRLLKTLQQLIDLGANNRQIAVCRELSKLHEETFRGNIEEALAHFQAKDSIKGEIVLVLGAEKKIRNSQQELEEDDFEA, from the coding sequence ATGCTCTATCTGATTCCTACCCCTATCGGCAACTTAGAAGACATCACGCTTCGTGCCTTGCGCCTGCTTCAAGAAGTAGATTTTATCCTCGCCGAGGATACCCGTAAAAGTGGCGTACTGCTCAAACACTACCAAATTTCGAAACCCCTACAAAGCTACCACCTACACAACGAACACCAAGTAGTTGAAAGAGTAGTACAAAAAATTGCGCAAGGGCAGAAAGCCGCCCTCATAACAGATGCAGGCACACCCGCCATCTCCGACCCCGGCTTTCTTTTGGTTCGCGCCTGTGTGGAGGCGGGCATCGAGGTACAATGTTTGGCAGGCGCAACCGCCTTCGTTCCTGCGCTGGTTCAATCGGCTCTGCCTTCGGATAGGTTTGTTTTCGAGGGTTTTTTGCCGCCCAAAAAGGGCAGACAAACAAGACTTGGGCAAATTTTGCAACAATCCTATACAACAGTTTTGTATGAATCGCCCCACCGTTTGCTCAAAACGTTGCAACAGTTGATAGATTTGGGTGCAAACAACCGCCAGATTGCCGTTTGTAGAGAACTTTCCAAACTGCATGAGGAAACTTTTAGAGGCAATATAGAGGAAGCCCTTGCTCATTTTCAAGCCAAAGATAGTATCAAGGGTGAGATTGTGCTGGTCTTGGGGGCAGAAAAAAAGATTAGAAATAGCCAACAAGAATTGGAAGAAGACGACTTTGAGGCGTAA
- the tsf gene encoding translation elongation factor Ts — translation MAITASDVNKLRQMTGAGMMDCKKALSEAEGDFDKAIEVLRKQGQKVSAKRADRETSEGAVFVSLFNNDSEGIILGLGCETDFVAKNEGFQSLGNAILAVAVANKVADKDALLAMPLQDGTVESKITELVGTIGEKISIVAYGYEQAEKLASYIHSNGKVGVLVALNKVGSANYETLGKDLGMQIAAMNPIAVDGTGVSEDLKQKELEIGIERARAEGKPENILEKIAQGYVQKFLKENTLLEQPFVKDNKVTIKEFLKQQGGVEVKNFVRASVGE, via the coding sequence ATGGCAATTACTGCAAGCGACGTAAACAAACTCCGCCAAATGACTGGCGCAGGCATGATGGATTGTAAAAAAGCTCTTTCTGAAGCAGAAGGCGATTTCGACAAAGCCATCGAAGTCTTGCGCAAACAAGGACAAAAAGTGTCGGCAAAACGCGCAGACCGCGAAACCAGTGAAGGCGCAGTGTTCGTAAGTTTGTTCAATAACGATAGCGAAGGCATCATCTTGGGATTAGGTTGCGAGACGGACTTTGTAGCTAAAAACGAAGGCTTCCAGAGTTTAGGAAACGCCATCTTAGCCGTAGCGGTAGCCAACAAAGTAGCCGACAAAGACGCGCTCTTGGCAATGCCTTTACAAGATGGAACGGTAGAATCTAAAATTACCGAACTTGTCGGCACCATTGGCGAAAAAATCTCTATCGTAGCTTATGGATATGAGCAGGCAGAAAAATTAGCTTCTTACATTCACTCAAACGGCAAAGTAGGGGTATTAGTAGCCCTAAACAAAGTAGGCTCTGCCAATTACGAAACTTTGGGCAAAGATTTGGGCATGCAGATTGCTGCCATGAATCCTATTGCCGTAGATGGCACAGGCGTAAGTGAAGACTTGAAGCAAAAAGAACTTGAAATCGGCATCGAGCGTGCGCGTGCTGAAGGAAAGCCTGAAAACATCTTAGAAAAAATTGCACAAGGGTATGTACAAAAGTTTTTGAAAGAAAACACACTTTTAGAACAACCTTTTGTAAAAGACAACAAAGTTACGATTAAGGAGTTTTTGAAGCAGCAAGGCGGCGTAGAAGTGAAAAACTTTGTACGCGCCTCTGTGGGTGAATAG